One genomic window of Garra rufa chromosome 24, GarRuf1.0, whole genome shotgun sequence includes the following:
- the LOC141300493 gene encoding gamma-1-syntrophin-like, with the protein MDFKTSNEETKTGIYLLQDGSEEPFNIRLHLAKDILTIQEQDVICVSGEPFYSSERTVTIRRQTIGGFGLSIKGGAEHKIPVVISKISKEQKAELSGLLFIGDGILQINGINVRSYRHEEVVQVLRNAGEEVTLTVSFLKRTPAFLKLPLCEDCSCIPSDQSSGTSSPLCDSGLHLNYHPNNTDTLSCSSWPMSPGLCWEKRWVDLRLIPLLHARLSQYVPGTDICRQNAFQVIAVDGVCSGVIQCPSTDECTDWLQAIASNISALTKHNVKKINRNFPVNQQIIYMGWVDEKEQDSVQDRMYTPKFLALRGSSLFKFSAPPVTTWDWTRAEKSFTVYEIMFKILKDNELVDKRKHCFSVQTDSGEDIFFSVELECELLLWEKAFQMATFFEVERIQCKTYACIVDSHLMGLTIDFSMGFVCFDAATKAVLWRYKFSQLKGSSDDGKSKIKFLFQNQDTKLIEAKELEFSNLFAVLHCIHAFFAAKVACLDPMFVSSRNAAMAPVVSATSTLTAPSQISKLKYAS; encoded by the exons ACAAAGACTGGGATTTATTTGCTTCAAGATGGTAGCGAGGAGCCTTTCAATATCCGCTTGCACCTGGCCAAAGATATTCTCACCATTCAAGAGCAAGACGTCATCTGTGTGTCTGGAGAACCGTTCTACTCGAGT GAAAGAACAGTGACGATCCGTCGGCAGACAATCGGAGGATTTGGTTTGAGCATCAAG GGTGGTGCCGAACACAAGATCCCTGTTGTTATATCTAAAATATCAAAAGAACAGAAGG CTGAACTTTCCGGACTTTTGTTTATCGGAGATGGAATTCTCCAG ATAAACGGCATTAACGTGAGGAGTTACCGTCATGAAGAAGtg GTGCAGGTTCTGCGAAACGCAGGTGAGGAAGTGACTCTAACCGTGTCTTTCCTGAAGAGGACGCCTGCATTTCTGAAACTGCCGCTGTGTGAGGACTGCTCAT gtatACCAAGTGACCAGAGCAGTGGAACATCGTCTCCATTGTGTGACAGCGGCCTGCATCTAAACTACCATCCCAACAACACA GACACATTGTCTTGCTCGTCTTGGCCGATGTCTCCGGGGTTGTGTTGGGAGAAGAGATGGGTGGATCTTCGACTCATCCCTCTCTTGCATGCACGTCTGTCCCAGTACGTCCCAGGTACTGACATTTGCAG GCAAAATGCCTTTCAAGTCATCGCTGTGGATGGGGTGTGCAGCGGGGTAATTCAGTGCCCCAGTACTGACGAATGCACCGACTGGCTGCAAGCAATAGCTTCTAACATTTCTGCTCTCACCAAGCACAAC GTGAAGAAGATCAATCGAAACTTTCCAGTAAACCAGCAG ATTATATACATGGGCTGGGTGGATGAGAAGGAACAAGATTCTGTTCAGGATCGAATGTACACACCAAAGTTTCTTGCCTTGCGGGGTTCATCTCTCTTCAAATTCTCCGCACCTCCA GTCACCACCTGGGACTGGACCAGAGCCGAGAAGAGCTTCACTGTCTACGAGATCATGTTCAAGATACTGAAG gaCAACGAGCTGGTGGACAAGCGGAAGCACTGCTTCAGCGTTCAGACGGACTCAGGCGAGGACATCTTCTTCAGCGTGGAGCTGGAATGTGAGCTGCTTCTGTGGGAGAAAGCCTTTCAGATGGCGACTTTCTTCGAAGTGGAACGAATACAG TGTAAAACATACGCTTGCATTGTGGACAGTCATCTCATGGGACTCACCATCGATTTCAGCATGGGCTTCGTCTGCTTCGACGCCGCCACAAAA GCAGTGCTGTGGCGATATAAATTCTCTCAGCTGAAAGGATCATCAGATGACGGCAAGAGCAAAATCAAGTTCCTGTTCCAGAATCAAGACACAAAACTTATTGAAGCAAAG GAGCTGGAGTTCTCCAACCTCTTCGCGGTTCTCCACTGCATCCACGCCTTCTTCGCCGCCAAAGTGGCTTGTTTAGATCCCATGTTCGTGAGCAGCCGAAACGCCGCCATGGCCCCCGTGGTGTCGGCCACTTCCACCTTAACCGCCCCGTCACAGATATCCAAACTCAAATACGCGAGCTGA
- the LOC141300288 gene encoding protein-L-isoaspartate O-methyltransferase domain-containing protein 1-like: MVCVYLSAPLSVRSLQDLSRIYIRRTLRNLTNEEHPARNNTQRSSQKRKRRRCRRRRRINTYVFVGNQLIPQPMDSEEDECIEEESKEDEQEKDIEPVKPEEPRVNHLRDKILSLPLPESLKAYLLYYREK; this comes from the coding sequence ATGGTGTGTGTCTATTTATCAGCGCCACTGTCCGTGAGGAGTCTACAGGACCTGTCACGCATCTACATTCGTCGGACCCTCCGCAACCTGACCAATGAGGAGCACCCGGCTCGCAACAACACTCAGCGGTCGTCCCAAAAGCGCAAACGCAGACGATGCCGCCGTCGCCGCCGCATCAACACCTACGTGTTTGTGGGCAACCAGCTGATTCCTCAACCCATGGACAGCGAAGAGGATGAATGCATCGAGGAGGAGAGCAAAGAGGACGAGCAGGAGAAAGACATTGAGCCCGTCAAGCCCGAGGAGCCACGGGTCAACCACCTGAGAGACAAAATCCTCAGTCTGCCGCTGCCCGAGTCGCTCAAGGCCTACCTGCTGTACTACCGCGAGAAATAA